One genomic window of Scylla paramamosain isolate STU-SP2022 chromosome 20, ASM3559412v1, whole genome shotgun sequence includes the following:
- the LOC135110244 gene encoding endonuclease III-like protein 1: MDARKVIAVQNASDTLVKRLVRRRKRVEVKYELEDEAGTSPASQEQEATAIAESNGGSGSGGGGDGDSIWEPPLWKQVLENLQTMRAARDAPVDSMGAEQCMDQGAEPKVYRFQVLISLMLSSQTKDQVTHAAMTKLRQHGLTPDSLLATPDATLGELIYPVGFWKKKVVYIKKTCEILKRDYEGDIPPTVKEMCQLPGVGPKMAHLCMDIGWGKLTGIGVDTHVHRISNRLGWTRRPTKTPEETRLALEAWMPKELWSDTNLLMVGFGQQVCVPVGPKCGECLNKALCPFGRNALLASPKKGSPRKSQKRKGQE; encoded by the exons AATGCATCTGACACCCTTGTCAAGAGGCTcgtcaggaggaggaaacgtGTGGAGGTCAAGTATGAGTTGGAGGATGAGGCTGGCAcctcgccagccagccaggagcAGGAGGCCACAGCAATAGCAGAG agcaatggtggcagtggcagtggtggaggtggagatggagatAGCATATGGGAGCCACCCCTTTGGAAGCAGGTCCTGGAGAATCTCCAGACCATGAGGGCTGCAAGGGATGCCCCGGTGGATAGCATGGGAGCCGAGCAATGCATGGATCAAGGGGCCGAGCCAAAG GTGTACCGCTTCCAGGTGCTCATTTCCCTCATGCTGAGCAGCCAGACCAAGGACCAGGTAACCCATGCTGCCATGACCAAGCTGCGCCAGCACGGCCTCACCCCTGACAGCCTCCTGGCCACCCCTGATGCCACCCTGGGAGAACTCATCTACCCTGTGGGCTTCTGGAAG AAAAAGGTTGTTTATATTAAAAAGACTTGTGAGATCTTGAAGAGGGATTATGAGGGAGACATCCCACCCACAGTGAAGGAAATGTGTCAGCTGCCAGGGGTGGGGCCCAAGATGGCTCACCTATGTATGGACATTGGCTGGGGCAAGCTGACTGGCATTG GCGTGGACACTCACGTTCACCGCATCAGCAACAGGCTGGGATGGACGCGGCGCCCAACCAAGACTCCTGAGGAAACCCGCCTGGCCCTGGAAGCCTGGATGCCCAAGGAGCTGTGGAGTGACACCAACCTCCTGATGGTTGGGTTTGGCCAGCAGGTGTGTGTTCCTGTTGGCCCCAAGTGTGGTGAGTGCCTCAACAAGGCTCTGTGTCCCTTTGGCAGAAATGCTCTTCTTGCCTCTCCAAAGAAAGGCTCTCCTAGGAAATCacagaagagaaaaggacaagaataa